A single genomic interval of Paenibacillus macerans harbors:
- the dnaB gene encoding replicative DNA helicase: MSGDLFFDRIPPQNLEAEQAVLGAILLQSEALITAMERVRTEDFYDKPHQLIFEAMVQLGEESKPIDLVTLTAKLKDRGELEDIGGVSYLAKLAHAVPTAANVDYYARIIEEKSMLRRLIRTATQIVSDGYAGGEDVSGMLSDAERSILEISNRSSGSGFVAIRDVVMEVFDRVEQLHQNRGTTTGIPSGFVDLDRMTAGFQRSDLIIVAARPSVGKTAFALNIAQNVAVRAKETVAIFSLEMSAAQLVQRMICAEANLDAGIMRTGDFKNDDDWAKLTMGIAALSEAEIYIDDTPGVTVADIRAKCRRLKKEKGLGMILIDYLQLIHGRGKPGENRQQEVSEISRTLKQIARELEVPVIALSQLSRGVEQRQDKRPMMSDLRESGSIEQDADIVAFLYRDDYYNQETEKKNIIEIIIAKQRNGPVGTVELVFLKNFNKFANYERAHTDAFAG, from the coding sequence ATGAGCGGCGATCTGTTTTTCGATCGGATCCCCCCGCAAAATCTGGAAGCGGAGCAGGCGGTGCTTGGGGCGATCCTGCTTCAGTCGGAGGCCCTCATCACCGCGATGGAGCGGGTGCGGACCGAAGATTTCTATGACAAGCCCCATCAGTTGATATTTGAAGCGATGGTTCAGCTTGGCGAGGAGAGCAAGCCGATCGACCTTGTCACGCTGACGGCCAAATTGAAGGACCGCGGCGAATTGGAAGATATCGGCGGGGTCAGCTATTTGGCCAAGCTCGCGCATGCCGTGCCGACGGCCGCGAACGTGGATTATTACGCGCGGATCATCGAGGAAAAGTCGATGCTGCGGCGGTTGATCCGCACGGCGACGCAGATCGTCAGCGACGGTTATGCCGGCGGCGAGGACGTCTCCGGCATGCTCAGCGACGCCGAGCGGAGCATCCTGGAGATTTCCAACCGCAGCTCGGGCAGCGGGTTCGTGGCGATCCGCGACGTGGTGATGGAGGTGTTCGACCGCGTCGAGCAGCTCCATCAGAACCGCGGAACGACGACCGGCATTCCTTCCGGCTTCGTCGATTTGGACCGAATGACGGCGGGGTTCCAGCGCAGCGATTTGATTATCGTGGCGGCCCGGCCGTCGGTAGGCAAAACGGCGTTTGCGCTGAATATCGCCCAGAACGTGGCGGTGCGCGCCAAAGAGACGGTCGCCATCTTCAGTCTGGAAATGTCCGCGGCGCAGCTGGTGCAGCGGATGATCTGCGCCGAGGCCAACCTCGACGCGGGGATCATGCGGACCGGCGATTTCAAAAACGACGACGATTGGGCGAAGCTGACGATGGGCATCGCCGCCTTGTCGGAAGCGGAGATTTACATCGACGATACGCCGGGCGTGACGGTCGCGGATATCCGGGCGAAATGCCGCCGCTTAAAGAAGGAAAAGGGCCTCGGCATGATTCTGATCGATTACCTGCAGCTGATCCACGGCCGGGGCAAACCGGGCGAAAACCGGCAGCAGGAAGTATCCGAGATTTCGCGGACGCTCAAGCAGATTGCGCGGGAGCTGGAAGTGCCGGTCATCGCCTTGTCCCAGCTTAGCCGGGGCGTCGAGCAGCGGCAGGACAAGCGGCCGATGATGTCCGACTTGCGGGAATCCGGTTCGATCGAGCAGGACGCTGACATCGTGGCGTTTCTGTACCGGGACGATTACTATAATCAAGAGACCGAAAAGAAGAACATCATCGAAATCATCATTGCCAAGCAGCGGAACGGGCCGGTCGGGACGGTCGAGCTGGTGTTCCTGAAGAACTTCAACAAATTCGCCAACTACGAACGGGCGCATACCGACGCGTTTGCCGGGTAA
- a CDS encoding methyl-accepting chemotaxis protein, whose product MHATERMATGDLSEEVRVRNVDEVGRLADAFRAMSDSMKRLIGHISTSSKEVSGTSSQLMHVTKESSESAQQVAVSMNNMSEGINEVVESIAHSSASVMEIERQLSGVVADVNEMQSIAGKVSQQSAEGRNMVDHTLSQMNTIEKVMRHSVTTAGQLEERSKEIGDVIGMITDIAQQTNLLALNASIEAARVGEAGRGFAVVAGEVRKLAEQSAAAAASITELVAGTQENSRLVIESIGEGNRAIEEGQKWMGQTYQNFQDIFQGIGDFSARTDQLLKSLVLVENSYQSISASVQQISGVTQEQAASSEEVAASEQQSAAMGEIAAAIRQLSALSEDLQKAVAIFKLQAGSRFRRGMSA is encoded by the coding sequence GTGCATGCGACGGAACGGATGGCCACGGGCGATTTGTCCGAGGAAGTCCGGGTTAGAAACGTGGACGAAGTCGGCCGGCTGGCGGACGCCTTCCGCGCGATGAGTGACAGCATGAAGCGGCTGATCGGCCATATTTCGACCTCATCGAAAGAGGTATCGGGCACTAGTTCCCAACTGATGCACGTAACCAAGGAGTCCAGCGAAAGCGCCCAGCAGGTAGCGGTATCGATGAACAACATGAGCGAGGGGATCAACGAGGTGGTGGAATCGATCGCGCATAGCTCCGCGTCGGTCATGGAAATCGAGCGGCAGCTGTCCGGGGTCGTGGCGGATGTGAACGAGATGCAGTCCATCGCCGGGAAGGTCAGCCAGCAGTCGGCGGAAGGGCGGAACATGGTCGATCATACTTTGAGTCAAATGAATACGATTGAAAAGGTAATGCGCCATTCGGTGACGACGGCCGGGCAATTGGAAGAACGGTCTAAGGAAATCGGCGACGTCATCGGCATGATCACCGATATTGCCCAGCAGACCAACTTGCTGGCGCTGAACGCTTCCATCGAAGCGGCGAGGGTCGGCGAAGCGGGCCGGGGCTTTGCCGTGGTCGCAGGCGAGGTGCGCAAGCTTGCCGAGCAGTCGGCCGCCGCCGCGGCGTCGATTACGGAGCTGGTAGCGGGAACGCAGGAGAACAGCCGCTTGGTGATTGAGAGCATCGGTGAAGGCAACCGGGCGATTGAAGAGGGGCAAAAATGGATGGGGCAGACGTACCAGAACTTTCAGGATATTTTCCAGGGCATCGGCGATTTCTCCGCCCGCACCGATCAGCTGCTGAAATCCTTGGTTCTGGTAGAAAATTCCTATCAGAGCATCTCGGCCTCGGTGCAGCAAATCTCCGGCGTGACGCAGGAGCAGGCGGCTTCTTCCGAAGAAGTGGCGGCGAGCGAGCAGCAAAGCGCGGCGATGGGGGAAATCGCTGCGGCGATCCGCCAGCTGTCGGCGTTGTCTGAAGACCTGCAAAAGGCGGTGGCGATCTTTAAACTGCAAGCAGGGTCAAGGTTCAGGAGGGGGATGTCCGCGTGA
- a CDS encoding adenylosuccinate synthase, whose protein sequence is MSTVVVVGTQWGDEGKGKITDFLAESADVVARYQGGNNAGHTILIDGKKYKLTLIPSGIFNQDKLCVIGNGVVINPAALIEEIQYVEENGFSAKNLVISDRAHVILPYHLVLDALEEDRKGENKIGTTRKGIGPAYMDKAARSGIRIADLMDPEEFEAKLRHIMKEKNQVIQNVYGGQPLDVEEVLKQYLEYAEIIRPYVADTSVILNDAIDAGRKVLFEGAQGVMLDIDQGTYPFVTSSNPSAGGVCNGSGVGPTKIHQVIGVAKAYTTRVGDGPFPTELNDEIGDFIRETGHEYGTVTGRPRRVGWFDSVVVRHTRRVSGLTGLSLNSLDVLTGLKTVKICTGYKYRGEVITHYPASLKMLAECEAVYEEMPGWSEDISGAKTLEDLPEATRNYVRRVSELTGVPIAIFSVGRNRSQTNQVLPIYE, encoded by the coding sequence ATGTCAACGGTAGTCGTTGTGGGAACGCAATGGGGAGACGAAGGTAAAGGTAAAATCACGGATTTTCTGGCGGAGAGCGCAGATGTGGTGGCCCGTTATCAAGGCGGCAACAACGCCGGTCACACCATACTTATCGACGGCAAGAAGTACAAACTCACCTTGATTCCGTCAGGCATCTTCAATCAAGATAAATTGTGCGTCATCGGGAACGGCGTGGTCATCAATCCGGCCGCTCTGATCGAAGAAATCCAGTACGTGGAAGAGAACGGATTCAGCGCGAAAAACTTGGTCATCAGCGACCGGGCCCACGTTATTTTGCCTTATCACTTGGTGCTGGACGCTTTGGAGGAAGATCGCAAGGGGGAGAACAAGATCGGAACGACCCGGAAGGGAATCGGACCGGCTTATATGGATAAAGCGGCGCGCAGCGGGATTCGGATTGCCGATCTGATGGACCCGGAAGAGTTTGAAGCCAAGCTGCGCCATATCATGAAAGAGAAGAACCAGGTGATTCAGAACGTATACGGAGGGCAGCCGCTCGATGTGGAAGAGGTACTGAAGCAGTACCTGGAGTACGCGGAAATCATTCGTCCTTATGTTGCCGATACGTCGGTTATTTTGAATGATGCGATCGATGCGGGCCGGAAGGTGTTGTTTGAAGGCGCCCAGGGGGTTATGCTCGATATCGATCAGGGCACCTATCCGTTCGTAACGTCTTCGAATCCTTCGGCGGGCGGCGTCTGCAACGGCTCCGGCGTAGGACCGACGAAGATTCATCAGGTTATCGGCGTGGCCAAAGCGTATACAACCCGCGTTGGCGACGGCCCGTTTCCGACGGAGCTGAACGATGAAATCGGCGATTTCATCCGCGAAACCGGGCACGAATACGGCACCGTCACCGGCCGTCCGCGCCGCGTCGGCTGGTTCGACAGTGTGGTGGTTCGCCATACGCGCCGCGTGAGCGGACTCACCGGCTTATCGCTCAACTCGCTGGATGTGCTGACCGGTCTGAAAACGGTGAAGATCTGCACCGGCTACAAATACCGCGGCGAAGTGATCACCCACTATCCGGCCAGCCTCAAGATGCTCGCTGAATGCGAGGCGGTATATGAAGAGATGCCGGGCTGGTCGGAGGATATTTCGGGTGCCAAAACGCTGGAGGATTTGCCGGAAGCGACCCGCAATTACGTGCGTCGCGTCTCCGAGCTGACCGGCGTGCCGATCGCGATTTTCTCGGTGGGCCGCAACCGCAGCCAAACGAACCAGGTGCTGCCGATATACGAATAA
- a CDS encoding M23 family metallopeptidase, with product MRGFTGKLWQLWRGEKSRTQESDGRPENDLEISEQTGEAEATKALSNMLKSRKTAITAAAVVLVAGSIYLAVQQYVKANTVSYYRVYIGGKEIGTIASKAEYESVIERKKQEYRQKYPHAEMAVHTEGITLKPEQAYKAKVTSGETLDELYSMLTGYAKSVELKVDGKVIAIVKDEAAAQAVLERVKEKYVPQTDRKTLASKVKLTGGAKSKTSKTSQVKSKGASVTLESAKITEEVARGAVEADPNKVLTVDEAVQKIVQGNEEAIEYEVREGDTISSIAARFDVSQAELFANNPDVEERTMQIGTVLNVKALQPALTVRTVEKVTEEIVTEPQLIIRKSDNLKAGESKVVAKGSNGLKTMEYRITKENGIVIAEQWLGQDVTKKATPRIVLKGTKVVGEGTGQFALPVSGANISSSYGSRWGRMHKGVDLVSSDRDILAADEGVVSFTGTKTGYGNVIIIDHKNGYETLYGHLSKISVKEGEIVEKGAKIGVMGSTGRSTGTHLHFEIHKNGGVQNPMKYL from the coding sequence ATGAGAGGTTTCACGGGGAAACTTTGGCAGCTATGGCGCGGGGAGAAGTCCCGGACGCAGGAAAGTGACGGCCGCCCGGAAAATGATCTGGAGATATCCGAACAGACTGGAGAGGCGGAAGCCACCAAGGCCTTGTCCAATATGCTTAAATCCCGCAAAACCGCTATAACGGCGGCAGCGGTCGTACTGGTTGCCGGATCGATTTACTTGGCGGTCCAGCAATACGTCAAAGCCAATACGGTGTCCTATTACAGGGTTTATATAGGCGGCAAGGAGATTGGCACCATCGCCAGCAAAGCGGAATATGAATCCGTTATCGAACGCAAAAAACAGGAATATAGACAAAAGTATCCCCATGCGGAAATGGCCGTACATACCGAAGGCATTACTTTGAAGCCGGAACAAGCTTATAAAGCGAAGGTGACTTCCGGCGAAACGCTGGACGAGCTGTACAGTATGCTGACCGGATACGCCAAAAGCGTCGAGCTGAAAGTGGACGGAAAAGTCATTGCCATCGTGAAGGATGAGGCGGCGGCGCAGGCGGTCCTGGAACGGGTTAAAGAAAAATACGTTCCGCAAACCGACCGGAAAACGCTGGCTTCCAAAGTGAAGTTGACCGGCGGGGCCAAATCCAAAACTTCCAAAACTTCGCAAGTGAAATCCAAGGGCGCCAGCGTCACGCTGGAGTCGGCCAAAATCACCGAGGAAGTGGCGCGGGGGGCCGTAGAAGCGGACCCGAACAAGGTGCTTACCGTTGACGAGGCGGTGCAAAAAATCGTGCAGGGCAACGAAGAGGCGATTGAGTACGAGGTGCGGGAAGGAGATACGATATCCTCCATCGCCGCCCGGTTTGACGTGAGCCAGGCCGAATTGTTCGCCAATAACCCCGACGTCGAGGAGCGGACGATGCAAATCGGCACGGTGCTGAACGTAAAAGCGCTGCAGCCGGCTTTAACCGTCAGAACGGTGGAGAAGGTGACGGAAGAAATCGTGACCGAACCGCAGCTGATCATCCGCAAAAGCGATAACCTGAAGGCCGGCGAATCCAAGGTCGTCGCGAAAGGGTCGAACGGCCTGAAAACGATGGAATACCGCATCACCAAGGAAAACGGGATCGTCATTGCCGAGCAATGGCTCGGTCAGGACGTGACGAAAAAGGCGACGCCGCGGATCGTGCTGAAGGGAACGAAGGTGGTTGGCGAAGGAACCGGGCAGTTTGCCTTGCCGGTTTCGGGGGCAAACATTTCAAGCAGTTACGGCTCTCGCTGGGGGCGTATGCATAAAGGGGTCGATCTCGTATCCTCGGACCGCGACATCCTTGCGGCGGACGAGGGTGTGGTTTCTTTCACCGGGACGAAAACCGGATACGGCAACGTCATTATTATCGATCATAAAAACGGCTACGAAACGTTATACGGACATCTGAGCAAGATCAGCGTCAAGGAAGGCGAGATCGTGGAGAAAGGCGCGAAGATCGGGGTTATGGGCAGCACGGGCCGTTCCACCGGCACTCATCTGCATTTTGAAATCCATAAAAACGGGGGCGTCCAAAACCCGATGAAATACCTATAA
- the yycF gene encoding response regulator YycF has product MQGKILVVDDEKPIADILKFNLEKEGYEVILAFDGIEAVELAFSEQPDLILLDLMLPGKDGMDVCREVRAKLETPIIMLTAKDGEIDKVLGLELGADDYVTKPFSTRELLARVKAQMRRRQKPAVQDGAEDTKQGISLFELFIDTDMYTVHKNGEPLDLTHREFELVHYLVKNAGKVMTREHLLQAVWGFEYFGDVRTVDVTIRRLREKIEKDPSKPEYILTRRGLGYMMRSSKAGGF; this is encoded by the coding sequence ATGCAAGGCAAAATTTTGGTAGTGGACGATGAGAAACCGATTGCGGATATTTTAAAATTCAATTTAGAAAAAGAGGGCTACGAGGTCATTCTCGCTTTCGACGGCATCGAGGCGGTGGAACTGGCGTTTTCCGAGCAGCCGGACCTCATTTTGCTCGATTTGATGCTGCCCGGCAAAGACGGCATGGACGTGTGCCGAGAAGTACGGGCGAAGCTGGAAACGCCGATCATCATGCTGACCGCCAAGGACGGGGAGATCGACAAAGTGCTGGGGCTCGAGCTTGGGGCGGACGACTATGTGACCAAGCCGTTCAGCACGCGTGAGCTGCTGGCCCGGGTCAAGGCGCAGATGCGCAGACGGCAGAAGCCGGCGGTGCAGGACGGGGCCGAAGATACGAAGCAGGGCATCAGCCTGTTCGAACTGTTCATCGACACGGACATGTATACGGTGCATAAGAACGGCGAGCCGCTGGATTTAACCCACCGGGAATTCGAACTGGTGCATTACCTGGTCAAAAACGCCGGCAAAGTCATGACCCGCGAGCATTTGCTGCAGGCGGTGTGGGGGTTCGAATATTTCGGCGACGTGCGCACGGTCGACGTGACGATCCGGCGGCTGCGCGAGAAGATCGAGAAAGACCCGAGCAAGCCGGAGTATATTTTGACGCGGCGCGGGCTCGGTTACATGATGCGGAGCTCTAAGGCGGGTGGATTCTAA
- the walK gene encoding cell wall metabolism sensor histidine kinase WalK yields MNLPSFFRTIQAKLIIIYVLLILIAMQLIGVYFVSAMKTSLTSNFSKDLNERAELISVLAAQNLGVSGESAEESLENLRVLVNNLFSINGAEIQVLDASGKVLTTSKPSHADYVGTKNTQTVVSRALQGIRDNEEYIIDDDNVRKKVVAKPVVSGGKIVGAIYIAASMTELYSTMERINNIFISGILLALGLTVVLCVILAHTITSPIKELTRRATAVAEGEFHQKMAVLGNDEIGQLSKAFNYMTSRLRDALAQNEEEKEKLASILTNMSDGVIATDETGRVILMNRRAGEMLQVEDGLALGTDIMSLLHLPPEEQGVLEQGAMHSTILENGGPDGNVYLIRVTFTPIHRREFGIIGTIAVLQDVTEQEKLEASRREFVANVSHELRTPLTTIKSYTEALEDGALQDPELGPRFTAVIQNQTERMIRLVTDLLHLSRLDSKEAQLRKQPTSVMEMLEEVADRFSFQMQEKEIKPTLFIASDVDTAWLDRDQIDQVLDNLISNAMKYTPEGGTIALEARKNEDGQLAVSVQDNGIGIPKKDLDRIFERFYRVDKARSRNMGGTGLGLSIAREIVKAHGGTISLQSEFGKGTKVTFTLPMEPQGGEAR; encoded by the coding sequence ATGAATCTGCCCTCCTTTTTTCGCACGATCCAGGCCAAGCTCATCATTATTTACGTACTGCTGATCCTGATCGCGATGCAACTGATCGGGGTCTATTTCGTGAGCGCGATGAAAACCTCGCTGACCAGCAATTTCAGCAAAGATCTGAATGAGCGGGCGGAGCTGATCTCCGTGCTGGCGGCGCAAAACCTGGGCGTGTCCGGGGAGTCGGCGGAGGAATCGCTGGAGAATCTCCGCGTGCTCGTCAACAATCTTTTCAGCATTAACGGGGCGGAGATTCAAGTACTTGACGCCAGCGGCAAGGTGCTCACGACGTCCAAACCATCGCACGCCGATTACGTCGGCACGAAAAACACGCAAACCGTGGTCAGCCGGGCGCTGCAAGGTATCCGGGACAACGAGGAATACATCATCGACGACGACAACGTCCGCAAGAAAGTGGTCGCCAAACCCGTCGTCAGCGGCGGGAAAATCGTCGGCGCGATCTATATCGCGGCTTCCATGACCGAGCTGTACAGCACGATGGAGCGGATTAATAACATCTTTATTTCCGGGATTTTGCTGGCGCTGGGCCTGACGGTGGTATTGTGCGTCATCCTGGCGCATACGATCACGTCGCCGATCAAGGAGCTGACGCGGCGGGCCACGGCGGTGGCGGAAGGGGAGTTCCACCAGAAAATGGCCGTGCTCGGCAACGATGAAATCGGCCAGCTCAGCAAGGCGTTTAACTATATGACGAGCCGGCTGCGCGACGCGCTGGCGCAAAACGAAGAGGAGAAGGAGAAGCTCGCTTCGATTCTGACCAACATGAGCGACGGGGTGATCGCGACCGACGAGACCGGCCGGGTCATTCTGATGAACCGGCGGGCCGGCGAGATGCTGCAGGTCGAAGACGGCCTGGCCCTTGGGACGGACATCATGTCGCTGCTCCATTTGCCGCCGGAGGAGCAGGGCGTACTGGAGCAGGGGGCGATGCATTCGACGATTCTGGAGAACGGCGGACCGGACGGCAACGTGTACCTGATCCGGGTGACGTTTACGCCGATTCACCGGCGGGAGTTCGGGATCATCGGCACGATCGCCGTGCTGCAGGATGTCACGGAGCAGGAGAAGCTGGAGGCCTCCCGGCGGGAATTCGTGGCCAACGTGTCGCACGAGCTGCGCACGCCGCTGACGACGATCAAAAGCTACACGGAGGCCTTGGAGGACGGGGCCCTGCAGGACCCGGAGCTGGGTCCGCGGTTTACCGCCGTCATCCAGAACCAGACGGAGCGGATGATCCGCCTCGTCACCGACCTGCTGCACTTGTCGCGGCTCGATTCCAAGGAAGCGCAGCTGCGCAAGCAGCCGACCAGCGTGATGGAGATGCTGGAGGAGGTGGCCGACCGGTTTTCTTTTCAAATGCAGGAGAAAGAGATCAAGCCGACGCTGTTTATCGCCAGCGATGTGGACACGGCTTGGCTGGATCGGGACCAAATCGACCAGGTGCTGGACAACCTTATTTCGAACGCGATGAAATATACGCCGGAAGGCGGAACGATCGCGCTGGAGGCCCGCAAGAACGAAGACGGGCAGCTCGCCGTCTCGGTGCAGGATAACGGGATCGGCATCCCGAAAAAGGACCTGGACCGGATTTTCGAGCGGTTTTACCGCGTAGATAAGGCGCGTTCGCGGAATATGGGCGGTACGGGCCTCGGCCTGTCGATTGCCCGGGAAATTGTGAAGGCGCACGGAGGGACGATCTCCCTGCAGTCGGAATTCGGCAAAGGCACGAAAGTGACCTTTACGCTGCCGATGGAACCCCAAGGAGGCGAAGCGAGATGA
- a CDS encoding YycH family regulatory protein — translation MKEKVKSLTLALLVACSLIQSYFLIYQLPGSNPVVKSGSDYIRTENMGTALKSEDMLYPAQIAVHLGKERHTVFYPDSTFYNLIYSRLKVRQFDGFQRHAVQNFDWPAIRGKHVGIELEFGDGIPVELLQKVMQIAPDPLFDAETVSRLLIYNTGTEDQVRVFFFSSQGDVVYEATKADLTVQDVQQQADFGKNWVPYSLTADGYYLPEEPVELVETGLNIGVYSTEQMQRSLFFDPSITRYIREKDGSEIYTDSKRSLQVKQDRNWINYTDPAAPSGGENSPSKNVLSAVDFVNQHGGWNGKYRLEQADGLNEDEPRVVFQQYYGVGQYGAFPILDLPSFHYGAISLIMRQGTITAYERSLIYSAGGNWEKKVVALPGGKTLREQIAKLQTGADIARLYPAYLPSLSEDGLLLAPTWVAELSNGAIRMLR, via the coding sequence ATGAAAGAGAAGGTCAAATCGCTGACCTTGGCCTTGCTGGTGGCGTGCAGCCTGATCCAAAGCTATTTTCTGATTTACCAGCTGCCGGGGAGCAATCCGGTCGTCAAGTCGGGGAGCGACTATATCCGCACGGAAAACATGGGAACCGCCCTGAAAAGCGAGGATATGCTGTATCCGGCGCAGATTGCGGTGCATTTGGGCAAGGAGCGGCATACCGTTTTTTATCCCGATTCGACGTTTTACAACTTGATTTATTCGCGGCTGAAGGTCCGGCAATTTGACGGTTTCCAGCGCCACGCGGTGCAAAACTTCGATTGGCCGGCGATCCGCGGCAAACATGTCGGCATCGAGCTGGAGTTTGGGGACGGCATCCCGGTCGAACTGCTGCAGAAGGTGATGCAGATCGCTCCCGATCCGCTGTTCGATGCGGAAACGGTCAGCCGGCTGCTCATTTACAACACGGGAACCGAGGACCAGGTGCGGGTGTTTTTCTTCAGCTCGCAGGGGGATGTCGTTTATGAGGCGACCAAAGCCGACCTGACGGTGCAGGACGTGCAGCAGCAGGCCGATTTCGGCAAAAATTGGGTGCCGTACTCGCTGACGGCGGACGGCTACTACCTTCCCGAGGAGCCGGTCGAGCTGGTGGAAACGGGCCTGAACATCGGGGTGTATTCGACGGAACAGATGCAGCGCAGCCTCTTTTTCGACCCGAGCATTACCCGGTACATCCGCGAAAAGGACGGTTCGGAAATTTATACGGACAGCAAGCGCAGTCTGCAGGTCAAACAGGACCGGAACTGGATCAACTACACCGATCCGGCGGCCCCTTCGGGAGGCGAAAACAGCCCGAGCAAAAACGTGCTGTCGGCGGTGGATTTCGTCAACCAGCACGGCGGCTGGAACGGCAAATACCGGCTGGAGCAAGCCGACGGGCTGAATGAAGACGAGCCTCGGGTTGTTTTTCAGCAGTATTACGGAGTCGGACAATACGGCGCTTTTCCGATCCTCGACCTGCCTTCGTTCCATTATGGAGCGATTTCCCTGATCATGCGCCAGGGGACGATCACCGCCTACGAACGGTCGCTGATCTACAGCGCGGGCGGCAACTGGGAGAAGAAGGTCGTCGCACTGCCCGGCGGCAAAACGCTGCGGGAGCAGATCGCCAAGCTGCAGACGGGGGCGGACATCGCCCGCCTGTACCCGGCCTATCTGCCGTCCTTGTCCGAGGACGGGCTGCTGCTTGCGCCGACCTGGGTGGCCGAGCTGAGCAACGGGGCGATCCGGATGCTGAGGTAG
- the yycI gene encoding two-component system regulatory protein YycI: MDWGRAKNVLIYAFLLLNLVLGYQLWNGVREQRDSNLDITSLDNNTQRIMDEKQVRVLAKIPTETPELAKIAYRFVDGEQQGKTVDLPAPVDSKLIFSPRELALALKNTLPDIDQYRYDEVASSADVFVLHPLVDGKWPLFKIEMKLLGSNQKIVSYQRQAIEISHPGEEKPQRVLSASKALGNLIENFLPEGSVVTEIELGYYGEVFDSDAHLPAAPAWRFMLESGKEYYVQGISGDVISPNTEKTKE; encoded by the coding sequence ATGGATTGGGGCCGGGCGAAAAATGTGCTGATTTACGCGTTTTTGCTGCTGAATCTGGTGCTTGGCTATCAGCTGTGGAACGGTGTGCGGGAGCAAAGGGACTCCAATCTGGATATCACCTCCCTGGATAACAACACGCAAAGGATCATGGATGAGAAGCAGGTCCGCGTGCTGGCCAAAATTCCGACGGAGACGCCGGAGCTGGCTAAAATCGCTTACCGCTTCGTGGATGGCGAACAGCAGGGAAAAACCGTGGATTTGCCGGCGCCGGTGGACAGCAAGCTGATTTTTTCGCCGCGCGAGCTGGCCTTGGCGTTAAAAAACACGCTGCCGGATATCGATCAATACCGGTATGACGAGGTGGCGAGCAGCGCGGACGTGTTTGTTCTGCATCCGCTCGTCGACGGCAAGTGGCCGCTGTTTAAAATCGAGATGAAGCTGTTGGGCAGCAATCAGAAGATTGTTTCGTACCAGCGCCAGGCGATCGAAATCAGCCACCCCGGGGAAGAGAAGCCGCAGCGGGTGCTGTCGGCGTCGAAGGCGCTGGGCAATCTGATCGAGAACTTCCTGCCGGAAGGATCGGTTGTGACGGAAATCGAATTGGGTTACTATGGCGAAGTGTTCGATTCCGACGCGCACCTGCCGGCCGCGCCGGCCTGGCGGTTTATGCTGGAGAGCGGCAAAGAGTACTACGTGCAGGGCATCAGCGGGGACGTTATCAGTCCGAACACAGAGAAGACAAAGGAGTAA
- a CDS encoding MBL fold metallo-hydrolase: MGIRFSVLSSGSTGNATLVANGEVTLMIDAGFSAKRIDELMMERGVTGQELSGILVTHEHSDHIKGLGAVARKYNLPVYANEKTWAAMDKAIGAIPDDQRCVLGTGETRDFGSLRVESFAISHDAAEPVGYNFYDGKEKLSVCTDLGYASDKVKEAICDADVLVLEANHDIEMLRMGRYPWNIKRRILGDLGHLSNEATGELMSEILNGRLKRVYLAHLSREHNMLDLAKMSVRSAMEDRGCFYKDSEFKLCDTYYDRPTPWDVLKER, encoded by the coding sequence ATGGGGATACGTTTTTCGGTGCTGTCGAGCGGTTCGACAGGCAATGCAACGCTGGTCGCGAATGGGGAAGTCACGCTGATGATCGACGCGGGCTTCAGCGCGAAGCGGATCGACGAGCTGATGATGGAGCGGGGAGTGACCGGGCAAGAGCTGTCCGGCATTTTGGTTACGCATGAGCATTCCGACCATATCAAAGGCTTGGGCGCGGTAGCCCGGAAGTACAATCTCCCGGTATACGCCAACGAAAAGACGTGGGCCGCCATGGACAAAGCGATCGGGGCGATCCCGGACGATCAGCGCTGTGTGCTGGGCACGGGGGAAACACGCGACTTCGGCTCGCTGCGGGTGGAGTCGTTTGCGATTTCGCATGACGCCGCCGAACCGGTGGGCTACAACTTTTACGACGGCAAAGAGAAGCTGAGCGTGTGCACCGATCTCGGGTATGCCAGCGACAAGGTGAAGGAAGCGATCTGCGACGCCGACGTGCTGGTGCTCGAAGCGAACCACGATATCGAGATGCTGCGCATGGGACGTTACCCGTGGAACATTAAGCGGCGCATCCTTGGCGATCTGGGGCATTTGTCCAACGAAGCGACCGGCGAGCTGATGAGCGAAATTCTGAACGGCCGTCTGAAGCGGGTGTACTTGGCGCATTTGAGCCGCGAGCACAACATGCTCGACCTGGCCAAAATGTCCGTGCGCAGCGCCATGGAGGACCGTGGCTGCTTCTACAAGGACAGCGAGTTCAAGCTGTGCGACACGTATTACGACCGCCCGACGCCCTGGGATGTGCTGAAGGAGCGGTGA